The Anabaena sp. PCC 7108 region TAAATACTTGTAAATACTCAGCACTCAGCACTCAGCACTCCGTACTTAAAGATGAATTGGGTGCAAAATCTGTGGGTGTAAAACTAGGAATATTAGGTTTAGGGACTGTGGGAACAGGGACTGTACAACTGTTGCAAGATACAGCAGGTCGTCACCCACTGTTAAAAGAGATAGAAATATATCGGGTGGGAGTGCGATCGCTCGATCAACCCCGCCAAGTAGAATTGTCTACAGGAGTATTAACAACTGATTTAGAAGCAATTGTTAATGATCCAGACATAGATATAATTGTTGAAGTTATGGGGGGACTGGAACCAGCCAGAACACTTATCCTCACCGCTATTAAAAATGGTAAGCACGTAGTTACAGCTAATAAAGCAGCAATATCTAGGTTTGGGGCAGAAATATTTACCGCAGCCAATCAAGCTGGGGTATACGTAATGCTAGAAGCTGCTGTTGGTGGTGGTATACCCGTAATTCAACCCCTCAAGCAGTCTTTAAGTGTTAACCGCATTCATGCCATTACTGGTATTGTTAACGGCACAACTAACTACATCCTCACACGGATGCAAACAGAGGGTAGCGACTTCAATGATGTTTTAGCTGATGCTCAACGTCTAGGTTATGCTGAAGCTGACCCTACCGCTGATGTTGATGGCTTAGATGCAGCAGATAAAATTGCGATTTTGGCATCTTTAGGCTTCGATGGCCGGATTAACTTACAAGATATATATTGTGAAGGGATTCGCCAAGTTAGCAAAACAGATATTACCTATGCTGCAAAATTGGGATTTGTGATTAAATTGTTAGCAATTGCCAAACATCAAACTAGGGATAACTCTCAGCTATCAGTTAGAGTTCATCCTACCCTAGTGCCGCAAACCCATCCTTTAGCTAGTGTTAACGGTGTTTATAATGCCATTCTCGTTGAAGGAGAACCCATTGGCCAGGTGATGTTGTTTGGCCCCGGTGCCGGTGCCGGTGCTACGG contains the following coding sequences:
- a CDS encoding homoserine dehydrogenase, with the protein product MGVKLGILGLGTVGTGTVQLLQDTAGRHPLLKEIEIYRVGVRSLDQPRQVELSTGVLTTDLEAIVNDPDIDIIVEVMGGLEPARTLILTAIKNGKHVVTANKAAISRFGAEIFTAANQAGVYVMLEAAVGGGIPVIQPLKQSLSVNRIHAITGIVNGTTNYILTRMQTEGSDFNDVLADAQRLGYAEADPTADVDGLDAADKIAILASLGFDGRINLQDIYCEGIRQVSKTDITYAAKLGFVIKLLAIAKHQTRDNSQLSVRVHPTLVPQTHPLASVNGVYNAILVEGEPIGQVMLFGPGAGAGATASAVCSDILHLVATLQTDTPKSNPLLACRHENYLEITPISELVTRFYARFLTKDQPSVIGKLGTCFGKYGVSLESVVQTGFQAELAEIVVVTHYVSEGDFRQALAEIQTLEAIDSIPSILRVL